One Verrucomicrobiota bacterium genomic window, GACCATGCTGTCTACCATGGCATTTGTAAATTTCAGGGATTCGGGGCTCAAACCCCTTGTCACCTTTTCCGGGAAGCGAGACCCCATGTTTCCGGAGGTTCCGACGGCCAAGGAAATTGGAATCGACGTAGAACTCGTTGAAATACGAGTCTGGCTGGCTCCCAAAGGAACTCCCGAACCTGTTTTGGAAATGATCCGCAACGCCCTTGAATCGGTCATGACGGACCCGAAAATCGCCGAGGAAATGAAAAGCCTGGGTGTAGTACCCGAATACGGCGGTCGAGAAATCGCCCAACCGCTGCTGGATGTTCTCCTCGAAAAAGTGGCTCCGTTGGTAGGGAAAGCACGTAACATGGATCGTTAAGTTTGGGTCTATGAGATCACTCTATAGTTCCATCCAAGACTATGTTATCAGTGTCTTTACGATAGTACTTGCCGGACTGGTCCTCTGGGCAGCGCAGGACATTCCACCACCCTTTTTTGATCCACTGGGCTCAGCGGCCGTGCCAAAGGCATGTGCCTACCTCCTAATCATCCTGGCACTGGCCATCTCTGTAAGAAATTTTTTCAGGAACAAAGCCTCAGCCAACTCGAGTACCGAAGATGAGGGATTCAAACGCGAACCGATTCTCGGTATTGCTGTAGTCGCATTGTCGGTACTTTACATCTTGTCCATGGGAGCTGGTTGGGTTGGTTTCAGATGGGGAACTATTCTGTATATAGCCATCACCGGATCTCTATTAGCCAAGGGCAATAAACGAGTCATGTTGATCAGCCTGGCATTCGGACTTTTGTTTGGTTTCGGAGGTCAGCACTTGTTCACCGATTTCTTTTATATCGATCTTCCGCAATAATCGCTTCCCATCCATGGATCTGCTTCAAGCCTTTCAATACCTCCTGACACCTGAGCCAATGATGTGGCTTATGATAGGTGTCGCCAGTGGTATTTTTGTTGGAGCCATCCCCGGACTGAATGGGGGTATGTTGATGGTGCTCACCGTGCCACTTACCTTTTCGATGGACTCCACCCATGCCGTACTCCTGCTGATGGGTATGCATGTGGGGTCCGTTTCCGGAGGTCTTATTAGCGCAACGCTGTTGAAAATGCCGGGGACGCCATCAGCCATGATGACCACCCTCGACGGTTATCCCATGGCGCAGCAAGGAAAGCCAGACGTGGCTTTGAGTCTGGGAATTGGGGCATCGTTTTTGGGTGGTTTAATTTCGGCGGTTTTCCTGATTATCCTGGCACCTGCGCTGGCAACCCTGGCATTGAAGTTCGGGCCCTGGGAGTATTTCTCCCTGGTGCTAATGGCCTTAGTTCTTATATCGACCATCTCCCAAGGAACGATGCTGAAAGGGTTACTTTCAGCCATGCTCGGAATCACGGCTGCACTTCCGGGTCTCAATGCTTCGGACGGACAACTACGCCTGACGTTTGGCCAGGAATCCATGACCGACGGGTTCAACCTGCTTCCCGTTTTGCTCGGAATATTTGTGATGAGCCAGCTCATTAAAGACACGGTTGAGCTGAATAAAAAAGCAACGAGTATATCGCTGAAAAACTCACGCTTGTTTCCAAAGTTAAGTACCTGGAAAAAGCAAACGACCAACCTGCTCCGCTCGTCCATCATTGGAACCTGGATTGGAATATTGCCCGGAGTTGGAGCAAGCATTTCCTCGATGGTATCCTATGGTATAGCCAAAGCTTTTAGTAAAACTCCGGAAAAGTTTGGCACCGGTCATGACGAAGGTATCGTCGCTTCCGAAGCAGCCAACAACGCAAACGCAGGCGGCGCACTCATCCCGCTGATTACCATGGGGATTCCCGGAGCACCCGTGGACGCCATTCTCCTCGGTGCCATGATCATGCACAATATACAACCTGGGCCGCTATTGTTTCAAACAAACGGATCGTTGGTGTGGGCGCTGATGGGAGGATACCTGGTAGCCAACATTTTGATGTTTTTGATCATGCTCTTTTCAACCCGAATCGTGGCCAAGGTGATCAACATCAACCGAGCTTATCTAGTCCCCGTCATATTTGTGTTCTGCCTGATTGGAGCGTTTGCTGAGAGCAATCGTTTATTCGATGTATGGCTGGTTATCGTTTTTGGCCTTGTAGGATTTTTTCTGGATAAGGCCAAGTTTCCTCTAGGCCCATTCGTGATTGGCTACGTTCTTACCTCATTTCTGGAAGAGAACTTGCGGTCGGGATTGCAGTCCTCAGATGGTTCCTACCTACCCTTGCTAACTCGTCCCCTATCTTTGGTTTTTGTGCTCGTTGCAGCAGCGTTTTTATTCCTTCCGTTTTATACCGAATGGAACCGGAAAAGAAAACAAAGGCTGGTAGACTAAATTTCCGCCGACTCGACGGTTCTCAAACAAATTGGGGCAACAATATTGAAAGTCTACACCCAGAGCAATCGCCAAGACTGTTTCGGCCTTGAAAGTCCTTAGGTGGTAGGGCAAGGGCGTCCCGGCTATGCCGTCACTATCCCAGAAATACACGGCGCAGCGAGGACGCTGCTGCCCTACCCTCCAATTGGCGAAGTGATCGATTACATCCCGCATTATTGTTTCACCCATAGTTGGTAACAAGCTTTCCCAAAGCTTGTAAAACCTTCTACCGTGCATTAAGAATTACTCGAAATATTTTTATACGGAATAAGCTCTTATCTATTTATCCATCGTATTCCCAAATCGAACCATGAACGCTCTGCGAATTTCCAGAACCCTGATATTAGTAGTAGTTTTCATTTCGGCGACGGTCGGATTAAACGCCTGGACCTCGTATAAGAAAGTTTATGTTCACACCGATGCGAGTCCTGAGTATCTGGCACAACGGTCCCCGGACAAACCGGAAAGTTACTACTTCTTTGAGGGCATGTATTTTGGCGGGCGTATCAATGACAAGAGCCTAAAGAAAGTGGAGTTTATTGAAATTGCTCAGGGGCTGGCACCCCACCTGGCGAAACAGGATTACTGGCCAGCACAAAGCAAAGAGACCTGCGACCTGTTACTCATTGTTAGTTGGGGAATCACCGAAGTGGACGCTTTTAAGGACATTTATTTGGATTACCTCAATGACGGTTACTTCGATAACTTCATATCCACCTCATTTTTCCACGATCAAAGATACTCCTACGAGACAGTGCAGGCAGCCAAGCTAATAGGATTTTATCCACACCTGAACTGGGATCGTTACGACATCATACCTCACTTTCGTCACCAGGACTATGAGTTGAGGGAAGCTTTGGACACTGAACGGTATTTTATGATCGTAACCGCCTTCGACTTCCAGGCACTGGTAAGCGATAAGCAATGGAGACGCGTTTGGTCCACGCGTTTCAGTATGCGTTCGCCGGGCACAAATTTTTACAAAGCGCACCTGGCACTCAGTAAAGCCGGGGGAAATTACTTCGGGAAAAACCTGGATAAGCTCGGAAAAGAACGAGCCGATTTTGATCCTATAATCGCAGATGTTGAAATAGGCGAAATCGAAGTGCTTGAAACCATCGATTCCCCTACTCGCAGGGGAATAATGAATTCAATTCGTTTGTCAGAAGATCGCCGCTAAGGCCTGATTTTTCAAAAGGAAGAATATCTTGTAGTTTATTAACTGGAGGGACAGACTTAGGGCGAAATAAGTTAGTTCGTTGTGACCTCACATTTTTTTAGGATCTCAAAAAGGACACCAAAGTACCCCATGAAACAAAGGATTCACTCACGCCCCATCCGGAGCCTGGTTTTTGTAATCGGGCTTGGTTTGCTTACGCTCAATCATGCTGATGGCTACAAGCGAATATATATCCATTCTGATGCCGAGGAGGACTACCTCGCCCAACGATCATCGGATCATCCAGAGTCATATTATTTCTTTAAGGGTGTTCACTTCGGTGGTTATGTAAACGACGCTTCCCTAAAGAGAACTCAGTTTATCGATATCGCCAAAGGAATGGCCCCGCACCTGGCGCAACAGGATTATTGGCCGGCCCAGAGCAAGGAGACTTGCGATCTCTTATTGGTCGTAAGCTGGGGCACAACCAGTCCCAACATGCATAGGGACGTATCCAATAGTATTTTCAGGGACACCTTAGACGGTGAGTATTACGATAATATCGCAAACGAAGATTATGACGAATCAGATTTTCGTTGGTTTGGACAGCAAAGAAATTCGAAGCTGCTTGGATTTTACCCTTACATCCGTAGAGACCGAATGATTCGCATAAGCCCTCAGGAAGAATACGAGCTTCGGGTAGCCATGCGTGATCAACGCTATTTCATAATCGTAACTGCCTTCGATTTTCAAGAGCTCCTGAACAATAAGCAGTGGAAACGCGTATGGTCCACTCGTTTCAATATGCGTTCACCCGGGATCAGTTTTGAGAATGCCCATATGGCATTGAGCAAAGCAGGTGCCTCCTACTACGGCCAAAAATTAAAAGATCTGGAACATAAAAAGGCAGATCTTGATCCATTCATCGCGGAGGTCGAAATGGGCGAGATCCAGGTCCTGGAAACCATCGACGTTCCTCAGGGACCCGGCATCCTGAATTCACTCCGCTTACCTGAGTAGAAGCGATAAGTTCCCTTATCAACGCTACGAGGACACGATTGAATCCACGCTGGATGAGGTTTATTTAAGGATGACCCACGAAGAATTAGTTCCAATAAAAAAGGCCATTGAGATCCGCATGACGGAGCTAACGAGCATCCTTCAAACCAAGACCGAAGACACAAAACCCATTGAGCCCGATGTTTCCATCGGCCGATTGTCGCGGCTCGATTCTATGCAGATGCAGCAAATGGCTCTCGAGCAAAGACGAAGGAAGGAATCCGAGCTGCAAAAACTTAAAAATGCACTCAAACGAATGGAGGACGGCAGCTACGGAACCTGCATGATGTGCCGTCAACCCATTGCACCTGCTCGATTGGAAGCACAACCCGATGCGATTCTTTGCATAAACTGTGCGCCGTAAGGATTTTGAATCCATTCGTTACTTCTACAAAATTACAAAGCAAAGAGTGCTCACCCTTCCTCCAGCCCAAAATATCAAAGAAAAGCCCCGGCCTGAATTCAGACCGGGGAGCCAAAAGCTTTTAATAATAATCAATATTTATCTAGAGATCTATATCCACACTGATGATAAATTGACGTGGTGTCTTCCGTGCAACCCGGAGGTTGTTTCCTACAACTGACTTAATTACCGGGAATGTACCCGCGTCATCAAGAATGTTGCGGATCGTTCCTTGAATGCGGTAGTTCCTATCTCCGAATAGCTTGATTTTCCCACGATAGCCCCCAGTTAAGTCAAAGGTCATATCGACGGCTCCAGAAAGTTTTTTATCCAGATCAGGCGACTCAACGCCCGCGACGATAATTTCTTCGTAACCTACCGTTGGGGCATCGCGCCAGCGCATAGCACCACCCAAATTCCAACCATTTAATTTTCCTTCAGTAAAGCGGTAGTTCACGTTGAGGTTGGCGGACTTGGCCCGGTCAAATTCATTCGCTTTTCCGTCCAATGCCTTGATCAGAGTGGCCCCGATCGGTCCGTTCACAGTGACGTTCTGGTAATACTCCGATATGGTCCCATTATTCAGGTTATTCTCATTTTGCCAGGCCGTTTCCCAGGTCCACGCAGGAGCACCAGGATCAATGCCCCCAATTAAGCCATCGCCATCGAGGTCGCGAGGATTGCCTACTCCCCCTTCAGGAACGCTGAATTTGGTCCATGAATCTTCCAGGCGCTCCTCGATCCACTGAAACCAGATGTTACCAATATTGGATTCAACCGCCTCCCGACTGGTATAAGTTAAACGAATGTTCAATCCTTCGATGGGACGGGCGGTAATCTGAATTTCCTCTCCGGTTGAGGTGTTGTCACTCATCACCCAGTAACAACAACGACCGCGTTCGCGGAAACCACCGGTTCCTGCACCAGGATAATCATCCACGCCGGTTAAGGTACGGTAACGATTGGCCACGTCCCAAACCGGATCACGCCAGCGATTGAATGGAGTATTTGCCGCACGGCTGGGACTAGAAGAAAGTTCGAAGTCATTGTATTTTATGGAAAGCTTGTCGTCAAAGAGATCCAGCCTGATACCTAGATCCTGTCCCTGTCCTTGGGCACCAGGATATTCTGTTCCATAGGGATCAAAACGACCAATATTTGGCTGGAAAGTATCGGACTCATTCCAGAAAAGGCTCAACCAGGGTATCGGACGTACTACAGCCCCTTTGGTGCGAGTGATACCACTTTGTGGGGCTTCCCATTCACCAAATACGGAGTCATCCACATGCGGGTAAAGCCCGGTTCCTCGCGTGCCATTCGGGTGAGCACCGGCACTATTGGAGTCGTCTCTATCCACATCGATGAAATTTTTTGCCTTGGCGGTATCTTTCCTCCAACCAAAGGTGGTGACGATTCTATTTTCCCAGAAAAACCCTTGGTAGCCAAACTGCCTGGTATCCAATTGCGTATTAATTCCTTGTGGAGCATTATTAGATACCAATCTTTTTCCTTGAGCGTCAAAGTAACCTGTGTTGTTTGGATCAATCGTCCAGGACTTCCCGTTTTCATCCTGGATAGTGATAGGGCGACCATCAAAAGTGAAATCAGTCGGTTGAGCTATATAACCATTCTCTTCGGTCAGGTACATACGTGCGCCTAACCCACGAGCGCCCGTATCCGCCCAACGTCTACCAGTCAAACCATTGGCAAAGTCTGAATTTGCGAAGGAGGGTTCTTCCAAAGTATTTATATCTGGAAGAAAGCGATACCGATAGCCTTGTTGGCCTAGGCCGGTTAATGCCTTGTCGCTAGATTTAAGAGCGGCAACCCGATGCCGACCAAAAAAACGAAGGATGCTATCAAACTTCGCCTCAAAATCAAACTCGTAGGACATGGTGGCCCGCCAGTTTTCACTCGTGTTCGTGTTGTTTTGCCATGAAGGAACACCGTCGACATAAAAATCTCCTAAATGAGGATTCGGAGTAACTCCGTCGCCAAGGAACAGATTGGGGTCTACTTTCACAGTACGATCTTCAATTCCCTGGTCCCATTCTTTAACAATTTGATCCTCTTTGTGAGCTCCTAACTCAATGTACCAATTCTCAGCCAGCTTCTGTTCAATGAATACGTCATAAATGTCAGCTTCGGAAGAATGCCGTTCTACAGCACCAGCCATATTCACTTCCAATGCGCGCGGGAAAATCGAGTTATCGAGTAAGGTATAGCCGTCCGCTTCAAAGTTAACCGCAGACACTCCTGGCAAGTTATGTGGCGAGTCGATGGTCGCCATGGTCCTATAGGTTGTGGTCGGTTGTTGAAATGTACCGTCATTATTGATCAGAACAGTCGGTTGCGCGGGACCATTATTATAGATCAGCGGCAATCCGCCTAGCTGGCCATTGCTTCCTATAAATGCCCCATTATCAAAGCCGGGCTTCCCCCAACCAAACCAAGGTGAGACGTTGTCATAAGGCAGAAAGCGATTTACTCGGGAAAAATCACGCTCAGCGTGCTCGAAGTGAGCCATGATAGTCGTATTTTCAAACGGCTTATAAGTAATCGTCGCATAGACCCGCTGATCTTCATCAAAGTTCGGTTTCCAATCCTGTTTGGTATCCTTGTTTAACAGCGCGACACGAATAGCCAGCTTATCTTCAATCAATACCTTGTTGTAATCCAAAGCGACACGGTGACCTTCAAAGGAATCGACCTGAAAACTGATTTTGCCAAAATCTTCGCTGATTTCAGCACGATTCAAAGTCACGTCTAAAACACCAGCTGGTTGACCAGTTCCGAACAGAATGGACTGTGGACCCGATGCAATCGTAACCCGTGACACATTGTAGTTCTCCGAATTGGTAAAGGCCTGGAAAAAATTTCGCGATACGGTTCCTTCCCCGACTCCACGAATCTGTTGGGCAACTCCGGCAGCCTGGTTTCCAAAACCATCTCCATTACCGCTTACACGGTCTTCCGCGTTGGCCACGTTCAGGGAATAAATGAGGGACTCCTCCAGAGAGTTGATGGCATAGTCTTGCATGAATTCCATGGTGAAAACTTCAACCTGGGCAGCCACATCCTTAAAGTTCGTTCTAAGACGAGTTCCAGCGAGAGTCTCGGTGGCAACCCAGCCTTCTTCCGGTTGGATGGTGAATGGGGAGAGTTCAAAGATATCGGCGTCATCTTCTTGAGCGAAGACGGCGGCTGAGGCAAGGAACCCAATGGGCACCAGTATGACAGGCAATCGCATCCACTTTTGGAATAGACCGTTGGTAACAGTTTTTTGAGAATTAATCATCTTGTAGTTTCCTTATTAAGAATAATGAGGTTGTAGTTTTCTAGAGGCATACCAAAGGCAACGCCATGGGAAGATCAAAGGAAGATAGGGTTATTCACTTATTCGGTGTAATTCGCAGGTGAGCTCTAGTGAAAATCTGCGGATTTTGCTTGTCTATATCGACAGGCATCACAAGTTACCCGTAACAATTTTGGTAAGATTAATAAGACCCAGTTGTTAAAAGAAAGAACCCATGCCCCGCCCCACTCTACAAATAATAGCCGATCGTGCCGGCGTCTCCAAAATGACGGTGAGCCGGGCGCTGCGAAACCACCCGAATTGCGGCAAGGAGACAATCGCAAGAGTGAACGCCATAGCCAAGGAGCTCAATTACAAGAAGCACCCGCTTGTATCCGCGCTCATGACGGATCTGCGATACAAAAAGAACTATGAATTCAAACCCATTGTGGCTCTGCTTCACCTGGATCAGCGAAAGAAACAACTGCATCCCAATTTGAAGCGGATGAGATCCGGAGCGAAGGAAAGTGCAAATCAGCAAGGCTACGATGTGGTGGAGTTTTACTTGACCGACGAAGGGATGACAACCAACCGCATGGTCCAGATTTTCAATGCACGAGGCATTCACGGAATCATTTTTGTACACTCCGCACGACCAAACATCGAACTGGAGATCGATCTTTCCAAATTTGCCTGTGTAGCTACCAAATACTGCATTACAAAACCGGCACTGAACCGTATCGAAACCAGCCAATTTCAAAGCGTGCTTCTGTCGATTGAGAAGTTGAAAGATTATGGCTACAAGAGTTTCGGTTTAGTCACACTAGGCGATTCGGAATCCATCAGCCAATACCGTCGCACCGGCGCCACCCTACATGCGCAACGGAGCTTTCCCGAAGAAGACCGCATCCCCATTCTCAATAAGGAAAAACTCGACGGAAAGACGCTCACCCGTTGGATAGATCGGAATAAGCCCGAAGTCATCCTGTCGCAAAACCACGATGTATATGAACTGCTCATCGACCAGGGTTATAAGATTCCCGAAGATGTAGCATACATTTACTTGGGTCTCTATGAATTCGACGGATGTATAGCAGGCATCAACCCCAACTGGA contains:
- a CDS encoding tripartite tricarboxylate transporter TctB family protein, which gives rise to MRSLYSSIQDYVISVFTIVLAGLVLWAAQDIPPPFFDPLGSAAVPKACAYLLIILALAISVRNFFRNKASANSSTEDEGFKREPILGIAVVALSVLYILSMGAGWVGFRWGTILYIAITGSLLAKGNKRVMLISLAFGLLFGFGGQHLFTDFFYIDLPQ
- a CDS encoding tripartite tricarboxylate transporter permease; its protein translation is MDLLQAFQYLLTPEPMMWLMIGVASGIFVGAIPGLNGGMLMVLTVPLTFSMDSTHAVLLLMGMHVGSVSGGLISATLLKMPGTPSAMMTTLDGYPMAQQGKPDVALSLGIGASFLGGLISAVFLIILAPALATLALKFGPWEYFSLVLMALVLISTISQGTMLKGLLSAMLGITAALPGLNASDGQLRLTFGQESMTDGFNLLPVLLGIFVMSQLIKDTVELNKKATSISLKNSRLFPKLSTWKKQTTNLLRSSIIGTWIGILPGVGASISSMVSYGIAKAFSKTPEKFGTGHDEGIVASEAANNANAGGALIPLITMGIPGAPVDAILLGAMIMHNIQPGPLLFQTNGSLVWALMGGYLVANILMFLIMLFSTRIVAKVININRAYLVPVIFVFCLIGAFAESNRLFDVWLVIVFGLVGFFLDKAKFPLGPFVIGYVLTSFLEENLRSGLQSSDGSYLPLLTRPLSLVFVLVAAAFLFLPFYTEWNRKRKQRLVD
- a CDS encoding TraR/DksA C4-type zinc finger protein, which translates into the protein MTHEELVPIKKAIEIRMTELTSILQTKTEDTKPIEPDVSIGRLSRLDSMQMQQMALEQRRRKESELQKLKNALKRMEDGSYGTCMMCRQPIAPARLEAQPDAILCINCAP
- a CDS encoding LacI family DNA-binding transcriptional regulator, with the protein product MPRPTLQIIADRAGVSKMTVSRALRNHPNCGKETIARVNAIAKELNYKKHPLVSALMTDLRYKKNYEFKPIVALLHLDQRKKQLHPNLKRMRSGAKESANQQGYDVVEFYLTDEGMTTNRMVQIFNARGIHGIIFVHSARPNIELEIDLSKFACVATKYCITKPALNRIETSQFQSVLLSIEKLKDYGYKSFGLVTLGDSESISQYRRTGATLHAQRSFPEEDRIPILNKEKLDGKTLTRWIDRNKPEVILSQNHDVYELLIDQGYKIPEDVAYIYLGLYEFDGCIAGINPNWNEMGRIAANQVIDQLNRNEVGVPEHPIVTPVQGDWVDGATLPNRVLEAVSNEA